A stretch of DNA from Deltaproteobacteria bacterium:
GCAGCGGACATCGAATCAGATGACGGAGCGGGCACTGTCGGCATCGACTCTGATTACGCCCAGCCCCGGGCCTTCCGGGACTCCGAGCTTCCCGTCCACCACCTGGATGCCCGTGAACGGATCGCCCGTGAGGCCCTCGCACTCGCCGATCTCGCAGAACTCGGACACGCCGGGAGAGCTGAGGGCCACGTGCAGCAGGGCGGCATCGCCCACCATGCAGGCGGCGATGTTGCTGAGGCCGCACTCCGTGCCGGTCAAGGCGCACATGTCGGTAATCTGGCGCACCTGCTGCACGCCGCCGGCCTTGAGGATGCCGGTGTTGATGGAGTCGCAGGCGTTGCCGCGGATAAGCCTGAAGGCTTCGTGCACCGAGCTTGCCGACTGGTCGGCTTCGATCTTGATGCTCGACTGGGCCTTTACCTCGGCGAGCGCCACGTCATGATGCCGCGACAGCGGCTGCTCGAACACCGACACGCCCAGCTCGGCCATGCCCGCGGCCATGCGGATGGCGGACTTGGCGTCGAAGGCTTCGTTGGCGTCCACCTTGATGAAAATGTCCGGTCCCACCGCGTCGCGCACCGCGGTCACCCGCGCCAGGTCCAGCCCCACTTCGCCCCTGACCTTGAGCTTCAGCGCGCGGTAGCCCTGACCCACCAGCTCGCGGCACTCCCGCGCCATCTCCATCGGCGACCCCACGCTCACCATCTTGATGACCGTGATCTC
This window harbors:
- a CDS encoding mandelate racemase/muconate lactonizing enzyme family protein — protein: MKITDVQLEALELPYKKPLITATNQFYSSNGYLVSVESDSGHTGYGYIDVFPRTGETPASVRCAIEEIMRPLLVGQPVEELNRLNQLINFRMVDNRRAKGGVDMALYDLLGKCYGVPLYVLLGGLVRKEITVIKMVSVGSPMEMARECRELVGQGYRALKLKVRGEVGLDLARVTAVRDAVGPDIFIKVDANEAFDAKSAIRMAAGMAELGVSVFEQPLSRHHDVALAEVKAQSSIKIEADQSASSVHEAFRLIRGNACDSINTGILKAGGVQQVRQITDMCALTGTECGLSNIAACMVGDAALLHVALSSPGVSEFCEIGECEGLTGDPFTGIQVVDGKLGVPEGPGLGVIRVDADSARSVI